In Rubrobacter radiotolerans DSM 5868, a genomic segment contains:
- a CDS encoding histone deacetylase: MKVFYSDRFVLPLPEGHRFPMRKYSRLRERVDEADLVPEGERRVPRPLEDRELLAVHTPGYLKKLVTGTLERKEERRIGFPWSEAMVERCRRTCGATVEGAEAALGDAGRFGWGVAANLAGGTHHAFAHRGEGFCVFNDSAIAARHAVTGGLVERVVIVDTDVHQGNGTAAILDGDERVFTFSIHGEKNFPFHKERSDLDIALEDGTGDEEYLRSLRWGLEKALDASEAELAIFLAGADPFEGDRLGRMSVSKAGLMERDRLVLDALAERRIPTVVTMAGGYARDVEDTVEVHFNTVSYAADLDRRMRGA, encoded by the coding sequence TTGAAGGTCTTCTACAGCGATCGGTTCGTCCTTCCTCTGCCGGAGGGCCACCGCTTCCCGATGCGAAAGTACTCGCGCCTCAGGGAGCGCGTCGACGAGGCGGACCTCGTCCCGGAGGGTGAGCGGCGCGTGCCGCGCCCGCTGGAGGACCGGGAGCTTCTCGCCGTTCACACCCCCGGCTACCTGAAGAAGCTCGTAACGGGCACGCTGGAGCGAAAGGAGGAGCGGCGCATCGGCTTCCCGTGGTCCGAGGCGATGGTCGAACGGTGCCGCAGGACGTGCGGTGCGACGGTCGAGGGCGCCGAGGCCGCGCTCGGGGACGCCGGTCGCTTCGGCTGGGGCGTAGCGGCGAACCTCGCGGGCGGGACGCACCACGCCTTCGCTCACCGGGGCGAGGGCTTCTGCGTCTTCAACGACTCGGCGATCGCCGCCCGCCACGCCGTCACCGGAGGGCTCGTCGAGCGGGTCGTCATCGTCGACACGGACGTCCATCAGGGGAACGGGACGGCGGCGATCCTCGACGGCGACGAGCGGGTCTTTACGTTCTCGATCCACGGCGAGAAGAACTTCCCCTTCCACAAGGAGCGCAGCGACCTCGACATAGCCCTCGAAGACGGGACGGGCGACGAGGAGTACCTGCGGTCCCTGCGCTGGGGACTCGAGAAGGCGCTCGACGCTTCGGAGGCGGAGCTTGCGATCTTTCTCGCCGGCGCCGACCCGTTCGAGGGGGACCGGCTCGGTCGGATGAGCGTCTCCAAGGCGGGCCTGATGGAACGCGACCGGCTCGTGCTCGACGCGCTCGCAGAACGCCGCATCCCGACCGTTGTGACGATGGCCGGGGGCTACGCCCGCGACGTGGAGGATACCGTCGAGGTTCACTTCAACACCGTCAGCTACGCAGCGGACCTCGACCGACGCATGCGAGGCGCGTAG
- a CDS encoding DUF72 domain-containing protein, with amino-acid sequence MSETGDLQERLFLEEPGRTEPPEPGLYLGTSGWSYADWEGSVYPEGLPAASRLSEYVKRYATVEVDSTFYGTPRRRTVERWREVAPAGFRFAAKFPREISHDRTLAGCRDLARDFVDTMSVLGEKLGPLLLQLPPYFDASEHETLALFLDALPQGVRYAVEVRHRSWLQTDLRRTLAERGVALTLVDYPGMPRLEAATADFLYVRWLGDRREFPEGHTHPRRDRSEDLAWWSKRIKEAISEGREVYAYANNHYQNHSPSTLAQFLEVYRNGTDA; translated from the coding sequence GTGAGCGAGACCGGAGACCTCCAGGAGCGGCTCTTCCTTGAAGAGCCGGGCCGGACGGAGCCGCCGGAGCCGGGGCTCTACCTGGGCACCTCGGGCTGGTCGTACGCTGACTGGGAGGGAAGCGTCTACCCGGAGGGCCTGCCCGCCGCATCTAGGCTCTCGGAGTACGTGAAGCGCTACGCGACGGTCGAGGTCGACTCGACGTTCTACGGGACGCCCCGGCGCCGGACGGTCGAGCGGTGGCGCGAGGTCGCTCCGGCGGGGTTCAGGTTCGCGGCGAAGTTTCCGAGGGAGATCTCCCACGACAGAACCCTCGCAGGCTGCCGGGACCTCGCCCGCGACTTCGTGGACACGATGAGCGTCCTCGGGGAGAAGCTCGGGCCGCTCCTCTTGCAGCTACCGCCATACTTCGACGCCTCCGAGCACGAAACGCTCGCGCTCTTTCTCGACGCACTCCCGCAGGGAGTCCGCTACGCTGTCGAGGTGCGCCACCGGAGCTGGCTCCAGACGGACCTCCGGAGGACCCTCGCCGAGCGCGGCGTCGCCCTCACGCTCGTCGACTACCCGGGGATGCCGCGCCTCGAAGCCGCGACCGCGGACTTTCTCTACGTCCGCTGGCTCGGTGACCGAAGGGAGTTCCCGGAAGGACACACCCACCCCAGGCGCGACCGCTCCGAAGACCTCGCCTGGTGGTCGAAGCGGATAAAAGAGGCCATCTCGGAGGGCCGCGAGGTCTACGCCTACGCGAACAACCACTACCAGAACCACAGCCCCTCGACCCTCGCGCAGTTCCTTGAGGTGTACCGGAACGGGACCGACGCTTGA
- a CDS encoding sugar phosphate isomerase/epimerase family protein translates to MSVRPDIPVAFSTGSLYTFGLERVFAWTSEAGFDGVEVMMDDRWDTHQPEYVGDLARRYSLPVLAVHPPIYSGVWRLSKDETLVRSAKLVVALGAPVLVAHPPRPARLAAWEAGPLAEARRMGVAVAVENMPRSGRARSGRRGRRSASLLRLGGERSSHLPEHLARFEAVTLDTSHVAASGLGVMDFYRKVGPSLRHVHLSDSDGSGGDQHRVPGRGNLPLRELLAALAADGYAGAVSLELKPFQTGAPHPESVLERMRESLLYVRRGLGQG, encoded by the coding sequence TTGAGCGTCCGGCCGGACATCCCGGTGGCCTTCAGCACGGGTTCACTGTACACCTTCGGTTTAGAGAGAGTCTTTGCCTGGACCTCCGAGGCAGGGTTTGACGGGGTGGAGGTGATGATGGACGACCGCTGGGACACGCACCAGCCCGAGTACGTCGGGGACCTCGCACGGAGGTACAGCCTGCCCGTGCTGGCGGTTCATCCGCCGATCTACTCCGGCGTGTGGCGACTCTCGAAGGACGAGACGCTCGTGCGCTCCGCGAAGCTCGTCGTTGCGCTCGGTGCGCCGGTGCTCGTTGCGCACCCGCCCCGGCCCGCGCGCCTTGCGGCCTGGGAGGCCGGACCGCTCGCCGAGGCCCGGAGGATGGGGGTTGCCGTCGCGGTCGAGAACATGCCGCGCTCGGGCCGCGCAAGGAGCGGCAGGCGGGGCCGGAGAAGCGCGAGCTTGCTGCGCCTCGGCGGCGAACGGAGCAGCCACCTGCCGGAGCACCTCGCCCGCTTCGAGGCGGTCACGCTCGATACGAGCCACGTCGCCGCCTCGGGGCTCGGCGTTATGGACTTCTACCGCAAGGTCGGTCCGAGTCTCCGGCACGTCCACCTCTCCGACTCGGACGGGAGCGGAGGCGACCAGCACCGGGTGCCGGGCCGGGGCAACCTGCCGCTCCGGGAGCTTCTTGCGGCGCTCGCAGCCGACGGATATGCGGGGGCCGTCAGCCTGGAACTGAAACCGTTTCAGACCGGAGCGCCGCATCCGGAGAGCGTTCTTGAGAGGATGAGGGAGTCGCTTCTGTACGTCCGGCGCGGGCTGGGTCAGGGGTAG
- a CDS encoding cation diffusion facilitator family transporter produces the protein MSEASTHSHAAGDHHSHDHARGANKRALWLVLALTGTYMVAEVVGGLLTGSLALLADAGHMLTDNVALALALGAFWLSERPPTPERSFGYKRVEILAALFNGLTLVAISGWILFEAVRRIREPAEVLGGWMLAVAAVGLLVNAAGAVILSRSAGENLNMQGALRHVLADLAGSVGVILAAVAIMLTGWVYADPLVSVAIALLVLLSSWRLLRESVSVLLEAAPAGMKVEEIGAAMVRVEGVREVHDLHVWTITSGFPALAAHVLVGERENCHARRREIEAVLLERFGISHTTLQVDHVGDHPAAGQRLRFTGRTRDSAC, from the coding sequence ATGAGCGAAGCTTCGACCCACTCGCACGCCGCCGGCGACCACCACTCCCACGACCATGCGCGAGGTGCGAACAAGCGCGCTCTGTGGCTGGTCCTTGCGCTGACGGGGACGTACATGGTCGCCGAGGTGGTCGGAGGGCTTCTGACCGGCTCACTTGCCCTGCTGGCCGACGCCGGACACATGCTCACCGACAACGTCGCGCTCGCGCTCGCGCTCGGAGCCTTCTGGCTCTCAGAGAGACCCCCGACGCCGGAGCGGAGCTTCGGGTACAAGCGGGTCGAGATCCTGGCCGCGCTTTTCAATGGTTTGACGCTCGTGGCTATTTCGGGCTGGATCCTCTTTGAGGCCGTCCGGCGCATCCGGGAGCCGGCGGAGGTTCTCGGTGGGTGGATGCTCGCCGTCGCCGCCGTGGGGTTGCTCGTCAACGCGGCGGGGGCCGTGATCCTCTCCCGGTCGGCCGGAGAGAACCTGAACATGCAGGGAGCGCTGCGGCACGTGCTCGCCGACCTCGCCGGGTCCGTCGGGGTGATACTCGCCGCAGTCGCCATAATGCTCACCGGCTGGGTCTATGCTGACCCGCTGGTGAGCGTGGCGATCGCGCTCCTCGTGCTCCTCTCGTCCTGGCGGCTTCTAAGGGAGTCCGTCTCCGTGCTGCTGGAGGCCGCGCCCGCCGGGATGAAGGTCGAGGAGATCGGCGCGGCGATGGTCCGGGTCGAGGGCGTCCGCGAGGTACACGACCTGCACGTCTGGACGATCACCTCCGGCTTCCCGGCGCTTGCGGCGCACGTCCTTGTCGGGGAGCGGGAGAACTGTCACGCAAGAAGGCGGGAGATCGAAGCCGTCCTTCTGGAGCGGTTCGGCATCTCGCACACGACGCTTCAGGTAGACCACGTCGGGGACCACCCGGCCGCAGGTCAGCGTCTCAGGTTCACCGGACGGACCCGAGACAGCGCATGTTAA
- a CDS encoding aminopeptidase has protein sequence MHDPRLDKLARLLVDYSLAPEEGHNVVVSGGVAATPLIKSVYARLLQVGAVPFTQVALPGMQELYFKNARDEHYETTPKLTRRVYEEADGFVSIMAPTNTRALAGVDPAKQQAVGKRDRELSDLVLSRDRWILTLFPTEALAQESDMSLDDYAEFAFEAMALNRDDPVAFWKAKSEEQEKLKERLEEADEIRIVGPRTELTLSVAGRTFINSAGRHNMPCGEVFTGPVEDSANGHVFFDVPAAAGGRDVSGVFLRFENGRVVEASAEKGQDYLQAMLDADAGARYLGELGIGTNYGIPRATRSILFDEKLGGTVHLAVGRSYETTGGKNESSVHWDLITDLRQGGEIYADGELIQRDGRFVGFDIGNDASGEAGAA, from the coding sequence ATGCACGACCCGAGGCTGGACAAGCTGGCGCGGCTGCTCGTCGACTACTCGCTCGCGCCTGAGGAGGGGCACAACGTGGTCGTCTCGGGCGGTGTTGCGGCGACGCCGCTTATAAAGAGCGTCTACGCCCGGCTCTTGCAGGTCGGGGCGGTGCCGTTCACGCAGGTCGCGCTGCCCGGGATGCAGGAGCTCTACTTCAAGAACGCCCGCGACGAACACTACGAGACGACCCCGAAGCTGACGCGGCGGGTCTACGAAGAGGCCGACGGGTTCGTCTCGATCATGGCCCCGACAAACACCCGCGCGCTCGCCGGAGTGGACCCGGCAAAGCAGCAGGCGGTAGGCAAGAGGGACCGGGAGCTCTCGGACCTCGTGCTCTCCAGGGACCGCTGGATCCTCACGCTCTTCCCGACCGAGGCGCTCGCCCAGGAGTCGGACATGTCGCTCGACGACTACGCGGAGTTCGCCTTCGAGGCGATGGCCCTGAACAGGGACGACCCGGTGGCGTTCTGGAAGGCCAAGTCAGAGGAACAGGAGAAGCTCAAGGAGCGGCTCGAAGAGGCGGACGAGATCCGCATCGTTGGCCCGAGGACCGAGCTCACGCTCTCCGTCGCCGGACGCACCTTTATAAACTCCGCCGGGCGGCACAACATGCCCTGCGGCGAGGTCTTTACCGGTCCGGTCGAGGACTCGGCAAACGGTCACGTCTTCTTTGACGTCCCGGCCGCCGCCGGGGGGCGCGACGTCTCCGGGGTGTTTCTGCGCTTCGAGAACGGGAGGGTCGTCGAGGCGAGCGCGGAGAAGGGACAGGACTACCTCCAGGCGATGCTCGACGCCGACGCCGGGGCCCGGTACCTCGGGGAGCTCGGGATCGGGACGAACTACGGCATCCCGCGCGCCACGAGGAGCATCCTCTTCGACGAGAAGCTCGGCGGGACGGTACACCTCGCGGTCGGCCGCTCCTACGAGACCACCGGCGGCAAGAACGAGTCGAGCGTCCACTGGGACCTTATAACCGACCTCCGCCAGGGCGGGGAGATCTACGCGGACGGGGAGCTTATCCAGCGCGACGGCCGCTTCGTCGGCTTCGACATCGGTAACGACGCCTCGGGCGAGGCCGGAGCGGCCTAG
- a CDS encoding HAD family hydrolase encodes MENGSRYDAVFLDVDGTLTWVDVDVEGYVRELSGYANGSLSAEAARGPVWRSVKTHIRENINYPDADALRAFKRKNALATAGELGISAPEDLLAAVADRRILFRPFPEAEPVLQELKDLGLPLYIVSNWDVLLEEVLEGLGWTHYFDGVVASAAVGSEKPEAGIFQAALRLSGTEPSRTVHVGNDASADIEGARRAGLDSFFVDRKGEGNPARATYAAPDLTSLPGVLRR; translated from the coding sequence ATGGAGAACGGTAGCCGGTACGATGCGGTCTTTCTTGACGTGGACGGGACGCTCACGTGGGTGGACGTGGACGTCGAGGGCTACGTCCGGGAGCTCTCCGGCTACGCCAACGGCTCGCTCAGCGCGGAGGCGGCGCGCGGACCGGTCTGGCGAAGCGTGAAGACGCACATCCGGGAGAACATAAACTACCCGGACGCCGACGCCCTGCGGGCCTTCAAACGCAAGAACGCCCTCGCCACCGCGGGCGAACTCGGGATCTCGGCCCCCGAGGACCTTCTCGCCGCGGTCGCCGACCGCCGCATCCTCTTCAGGCCGTTCCCCGAGGCCGAGCCGGTCCTGCAGGAGCTGAAGGACCTCGGGCTCCCGCTCTACATCGTCTCTAACTGGGATGTCCTGCTCGAGGAGGTGCTCGAAGGGCTCGGCTGGACGCACTACTTCGACGGGGTCGTCGCCTCGGCGGCGGTCGGCTCCGAGAAGCCGGAGGCGGGGATCTTCCAGGCGGCCCTCCGCCTGAGCGGAACCGAGCCGTCAAGAACGGTCCACGTTGGAAACGACGCCTCGGCCGACATCGAGGGCGCGCGCCGCGCCGGTCTCGATTCTTTCTTTGTCGACCGCAAGGGCGAGGGCAACCCCGCCCGAGCGACCTACGCCGCTCCGGACCTGACGAGCCTTCCCGGGGTTCTGCGCCGGTGA
- the folE gene encoding GTP cyclohydrolase I produces the protein MSEGELPGRPEAPGGTDFGRLEAALGEALLALGLGPQSAPGMRETPERTAKALDSFFSGLRTDPEVYLEETFPGGTGDPVVLRDIPLYSMCEHHLVPFVGRAHVGYVPDRRVLGLSEIAGVVEAYARRPQLQERLTAQVADLLFEPLGSKGSFVVIEAEQLCMTMRGAQKPGTLTVTRAARGVYAQDASLREEFTRLLGR, from the coding sequence GTGAGCGAAGGGGAACTGCCCGGTCGGCCGGAAGCACCGGGGGGCACGGACTTCGGGCGGCTTGAAGCGGCGCTCGGGGAGGCTCTGCTAGCGCTCGGCCTCGGTCCGCAGAGCGCGCCCGGGATGCGCGAAACGCCGGAGCGCACGGCGAAGGCGCTCGACTCCTTTTTCTCCGGGCTCCGGACCGACCCGGAAGTCTACCTTGAGGAGACGTTCCCGGGCGGGACCGGGGACCCGGTCGTCCTTAGGGATATCCCGCTCTACTCGATGTGCGAGCATCACCTCGTGCCGTTCGTCGGCCGGGCGCACGTCGGGTACGTCCCGGACAGGCGGGTGCTCGGGCTCTCGGAGATAGCGGGCGTCGTCGAGGCATACGCCCGCAGACCGCAGCTTCAGGAGCGCCTGACGGCGCAGGTCGCGGACCTTCTCTTCGAGCCGCTCGGCTCGAAGGGCTCGTTCGTCGTGATCGAGGCCGAGCAGCTGTGCATGACGATGCGCGGCGCCCAGAAGCCGGGAACGCTTACCGTCACCCGCGCGGCCCGCGGGGTCTACGCGCAGGACGCTTCCCTGCGGGAGGAGTTCACGAGGCTGCTCGGCCGGTAG
- the ppgK gene encoding polyphosphate--glucose phosphotransferase — protein sequence MEVFGLDIGGSGIKGAPVDTQTGELTSERVRIKTPRPSTPEAIAETCVAVVRESGWEGPIGCGFPAVIKEGVIQTAANVDDANIGFDLRGALQDALGSEVFLVNDADAAGMAEIKWGAGRDVPGVVIMVTLGTGLGTALFVDGKLVPNTELGHIEVRGKDAEWRASDSARKRENLGWKKYGQRLDEYLNRMDALFWPDRFILGGGISKKADKFLPEVSTRAEVVTAEMHNEAGIAGAALASVSQAERLPNATGRAAS from the coding sequence ATGGAGGTATTCGGGCTGGACATCGGGGGGTCCGGGATCAAGGGCGCGCCCGTCGATACACAGACGGGGGAGCTTACCTCAGAGCGGGTGAGGATAAAGACCCCCAGGCCCTCGACGCCGGAGGCGATCGCCGAGACCTGCGTCGCGGTCGTCCGGGAGAGCGGCTGGGAGGGACCGATCGGGTGCGGCTTCCCGGCGGTGATAAAGGAGGGCGTGATCCAGACCGCCGCCAACGTGGACGACGCGAACATCGGCTTCGACCTGCGGGGCGCGCTACAGGACGCCCTGGGCTCGGAGGTGTTTCTCGTCAACGACGCGGACGCGGCGGGGATGGCCGAGATCAAGTGGGGAGCCGGCCGGGACGTGCCGGGGGTCGTTATCATGGTTACGCTCGGGACGGGGTTGGGGACCGCGCTCTTTGTCGACGGCAAGCTCGTACCGAACACGGAGCTCGGGCACATCGAGGTGCGGGGCAAGGACGCCGAGTGGCGCGCCTCGGACTCGGCGCGCAAGCGCGAGAACCTGGGCTGGAAAAAGTACGGCCAGCGCCTCGACGAGTACCTGAACCGGATGGACGCGCTCTTCTGGCCCGACCGCTTCATTCTCGGGGGCGGCATAAGCAAGAAGGCGGATAAGTTCCTCCCCGAGGTCTCGACGCGCGCGGAGGTCGTTACGGCCGAGATGCACAACGAGGCCGGCATCGCCGGGGCCGCGCTCGCGAGCGTGTCTCAGGCCGAGCGCCTGCCGAACGCTACCGGCCGAGCAGCCTCGTGA
- a CDS encoding ABC transporter ATP-binding protein codes for MVRLEGVERSYGPLRAVDGLSLTVERGEVMALLGPSGCGKTTTLRLIAGFERPDSGEISVSGETVAAPGRFVPPEKRRIGMVFQDYALFPHVNVAKNVAYGLRANGKKARGRVEEVLSLARLDGLGERMPHELSGGQQQRVALARALAPEPEVLLLDEPFSNLDAALRVKVRREMREILAEAGATTVFVTHDQEEALSLADRVAVMFDGRAAQVGDPESLYHAPATREVAAFVGEANFLPASVGEGVARCALGEFPAEGLAEGEGEVMVRPEDLSLVEGDGGSPATVLGREFFGYGQFVKVRLADGEVATCRASGRLRLGRGDRVSVAVSGRAAVFASPSARAGSTLPE; via the coding sequence ATGGTCCGGCTCGAAGGCGTGGAGCGGAGCTACGGTCCGCTGCGAGCCGTAGACGGCCTGAGCCTCACCGTCGAGCGCGGCGAGGTCATGGCGCTTCTCGGGCCTTCGGGGTGCGGCAAGACAACTACGCTGCGCCTGATCGCCGGCTTCGAGCGACCCGACTCCGGAGAGATAAGCGTCTCCGGCGAGACCGTCGCCGCGCCGGGGCGGTTCGTACCGCCGGAGAAGCGCCGGATAGGCATGGTCTTTCAGGACTACGCCCTCTTCCCGCACGTCAACGTCGCCAAGAACGTCGCCTACGGGCTGCGCGCAAACGGCAAGAAGGCCCGGGGTCGGGTCGAGGAGGTGCTCTCGCTCGCCCGGCTCGACGGACTCGGAGAGAGGATGCCGCACGAGCTCTCCGGCGGTCAGCAGCAGCGCGTCGCGCTTGCACGAGCGCTCGCCCCCGAGCCCGAGGTCCTGCTCCTCGACGAGCCCTTCAGCAACCTCGACGCCGCCTTGCGGGTGAAAGTCCGGCGGGAGATGCGGGAGATCCTCGCCGAAGCCGGCGCCACGACCGTCTTCGTTACCCACGATCAGGAGGAGGCCCTGAGCCTCGCCGACCGCGTCGCGGTCATGTTCGACGGGCGGGCCGCGCAGGTCGGCGACCCGGAGAGCCTCTACCACGCCCCCGCTACGCGCGAGGTCGCCGCATTTGTCGGGGAGGCGAACTTCCTTCCGGCGAGCGTCGGGGAGGGGGTGGCGCGGTGCGCCCTCGGGGAGTTCCCGGCGGAAGGGCTTGCAGAGGGCGAGGGCGAGGTCATGGTCCGGCCCGAAGATTTGTCACTCGTCGAGGGCGACGGTGGCAGCCCCGCGACCGTGCTCGGCCGGGAGTTCTTCGGCTACGGACAGTTCGTCAAGGTCCGGCTTGCGGACGGCGAGGTCGCAACCTGCCGAGCGAGCGGCAGGCTCCGGCTCGGACGTGGAGACCGGGTCTCCGTTGCGGTCTCGGGACGAGCGGCCGTCTTTGCCTCCCCCTCCGCCCGAGCGGGCTCCACCCTGCCGGAATAG
- a CDS encoding ABC transporter permease, translating to MAAGGISERVLGRYAGRGREAGGGRRPRPPVFVWAPALLVSLGLLLPPAYLLVRSLDGGLLDFWEVVSEANTLLVLGRSVLLAATVTLAAVSVAVPLAWLTVRTDLPARRLWAVLGALPLVIPSYVGGFVLISALGPRGMLQGSLERFGVERLPEIYGFPGAALALTLFTYPYVFLTVRSALKNLDPAMEEASRILGVGAFRTFFRVTLPNLRPAIVAGALLVTLYTLSDFGVVSLLQYNTFSREIYIQYRSAFDRTPAAILGLMLVCLTATILFVEGRTRGRAAYHRSAAGAARRAGTVALGAWRWPALGFCFGLVSLALFVPIGVLVFWLVRGVLAGEALNPLWQAALNSAYVSALAALATAACALPVAVLAVRYRGRMSSAVEKLSYLGYALPGIALALSLVFFGANYAPWAYQTLWLLVFAYVINFLPQALGATRSGLLQVKPSVEEAARGLGKGPLRVLAGVTAPLASPGILAGGALVFLTTMKELPATLLLSPTGYETLAMRVWSATSEAFFARAAAPALLLILISALPMYLLTIREPEGGEKKGEGP from the coding sequence TTGGCGGCGGGAGGTATCTCAGAGCGCGTACTCGGCAGATATGCCGGACGTGGCCGGGAGGCGGGTGGCGGACGACGCCCCCGCCCCCCGGTCTTTGTCTGGGCCCCGGCGCTGCTCGTCTCGCTCGGGCTGCTCCTCCCACCGGCGTACCTGCTCGTCCGCTCGCTCGACGGCGGGCTCCTGGACTTCTGGGAGGTCGTCTCCGAGGCGAACACGCTCCTCGTTCTAGGGAGGAGCGTCCTTCTCGCCGCGACGGTGACGCTCGCTGCGGTCTCGGTCGCGGTCCCGCTCGCGTGGCTGACCGTAAGGACCGATCTTCCCGCCCGCCGCCTTTGGGCGGTCCTCGGCGCGCTGCCCCTGGTCATCCCCTCCTACGTCGGGGGGTTCGTCCTTATAAGCGCCCTCGGACCGCGCGGGATGCTCCAGGGCTCGCTGGAACGCTTCGGCGTCGAGCGCCTGCCGGAGATCTACGGCTTCCCCGGCGCAGCCCTCGCCCTCACGCTCTTCACCTACCCCTACGTCTTTCTCACCGTCCGGAGCGCTCTCAAGAACCTCGACCCGGCGATGGAGGAAGCCTCCCGCATCCTCGGAGTCGGAGCCTTCAGGACGTTCTTCCGCGTAACCCTCCCGAACCTGCGGCCTGCGATCGTCGCCGGAGCTCTCCTCGTCACCCTTTACACCCTGAGCGACTTCGGCGTTGTATCTTTGCTGCAATACAATACTTTTTCGCGGGAGATCTACATCCAGTACCGTTCGGCCTTCGACCGGACACCGGCGGCGATCCTCGGCCTGATGCTTGTCTGCCTGACGGCTACGATCCTCTTTGTCGAGGGTCGTACGCGCGGGCGGGCGGCGTATCACCGGAGTGCAGCCGGAGCGGCGCGGCGAGCCGGGACGGTCGCGCTCGGGGCGTGGCGGTGGCCTGCGCTGGGGTTCTGCTTCGGGCTGGTCTCGCTTGCGTTGTTCGTCCCGATCGGGGTCCTCGTCTTCTGGCTCGTGCGGGGGGTTCTCGCTGGAGAGGCCCTGAACCCGCTCTGGCAGGCCGCGCTCAACTCCGCGTATGTCTCGGCGCTGGCCGCGCTTGCGACGGCGGCGTGCGCGCTGCCGGTTGCGGTGCTCGCGGTCAGGTACCGGGGGAGGATGTCGTCCGCAGTCGAGAAGCTCTCGTACCTCGGGTACGCGCTGCCCGGCATCGCCCTTGCGCTCTCGCTCGTGTTCTTCGGAGCGAACTACGCGCCGTGGGCGTACCAGACGCTCTGGCTGCTCGTCTTCGCCTACGTCATAAACTTCCTGCCGCAGGCGCTCGGAGCGACGCGTTCGGGGCTGCTTCAGGTCAAGCCGAGCGTGGAAGAGGCCGCGCGGGGGCTCGGCAAGGGACCGCTGCGCGTGCTTGCCGGCGTCACGGCCCCGCTCGCGAGCCCCGGAATACTCGCCGGGGGCGCGCTCGTCTTTCTGACGACGATGAAAGAGCTGCCCGCGACGCTGCTCCTCAGCCCGACCGGCTACGAGACGCTCGCGATGCGAGTCTGGAGCGCTACGAGCGAGGCGTTCTTTGCCCGCGCCGCCGCCCCGGCTCTGCTCCTGATCCTTATCTCCGCTCTTCCGATGTACCTGCTGACGATCCGTGAGCCCGAGGGCGGCGAGAAAAAGGGCGAAGGGCCGTGA
- a CDS encoding iron ABC transporter substrate-binding protein, with product MKRRGIRGRIAGWSSGSGVATGGVSSLGALTVALVLAAVISAGCGQAEEGGSEGQGGSGESGGETTEAQSGGSEEAAEGGSGDPLVVYSGRSAELVGPIIDTYIEESGNEVQVRYGDTAELAATLLEEGENSPADVYFAQDAGALGAVADEDLLVQLPEEILSPVEERLSSQEGEWVGISGRARVIAYNTDNLTEEDLPESILDFTDPEWEGRIGWAPTNGSFQAFVTALRELEGEDAAREWLEGIQANNPTVYEDNTTTLEGVAAGEVDVGFVNHYYLFRALEEQGEDFSARNYYPTGGDPGALVNVAGAGILASSDNKQAAEDFLSYMVSEEAQQYFADETYEYPVIEGVETNEELVPLEEIESPDIDLSNLDDLEGTLELLRETGVL from the coding sequence TTGAAGAGAAGAGGCATCAGGGGGCGAATAGCTGGCTGGTCGTCGGGCTCGGGGGTCGCAACGGGGGGTGTGTCTTCGCTGGGCGCGCTGACTGTTGCGCTGGTCCTTGCGGCGGTGATCTCGGCGGGCTGCGGGCAGGCAGAGGAGGGCGGCTCCGAAGGCCAGGGAGGTTCGGGCGAGTCGGGCGGCGAGACGACGGAGGCGCAGTCCGGCGGGTCCGAAGAGGCGGCCGAGGGAGGGTCCGGGGACCCGCTCGTGGTCTACTCCGGACGAAGCGCCGAGCTTGTGGGGCCGATCATCGACACCTACATCGAGGAGAGCGGCAACGAGGTGCAGGTCCGTTACGGAGACACGGCCGAGCTCGCCGCGACGCTTCTTGAGGAGGGTGAGAACAGCCCGGCAGACGTCTACTTCGCTCAGGACGCCGGGGCTCTGGGGGCGGTTGCGGACGAGGACCTCCTGGTCCAGCTTCCGGAGGAGATCCTCTCCCCCGTCGAGGAGCGGCTCAGCTCGCAGGAGGGCGAGTGGGTCGGCATCTCGGGGCGGGCGCGGGTGATCGCCTACAACACCGACAACCTCACCGAGGAGGACCTGCCGGAGTCGATCCTCGACTTCACCGACCCCGAGTGGGAGGGAAGGATCGGCTGGGCCCCGACGAACGGCTCGTTCCAGGCGTTCGTCACGGCGCTGCGCGAGCTTGAGGGCGAGGACGCCGCCCGCGAGTGGCTCGAAGGCATCCAGGCGAACAACCCGACCGTCTACGAGGACAACACCACGACCCTCGAAGGCGTCGCGGCGGGCGAGGTGGACGTCGGTTTCGTGAACCACTACTACCTCTTCCGGGCGCTCGAAGAGCAGGGCGAGGACTTCTCCGCGCGCAACTACTACCCGACCGGCGGGGACCCGGGCGCGCTCGTAAACGTCGCCGGAGCGGGCATCCTCGCAAGCTCGGACAACAAGCAGGCCGCCGAGGACTTCCTCTCGTACATGGTCTCCGAGGAAGCGCAGCAGTACTTTGCAGACGAGACCTACGAGTACCCGGTCATCGAGGGCGTCGAGACAAACGAGGAGCTTGTCCCCCTGGAGGAGATTGAGTCCCCGGACATCGACCTCTCCAACCTCGACGACCTCGAAGGCACCCTCGAGTTGCTGCGGGAGACCGGAGTACTCTAG